Sequence from the Nocardia brasiliensis genome:
ATGGGCAGCATCGGACCGGCGGCGTTGGCCGCGCACAACGTGGTGTACCAGATCATCTACATCGTGTTCCAGGTCGCCATCGGTGTGTCACACGGCGCGTCGATCCTGGTCAGCCACGCCGTGACCCGGGACGAGTTCCCGCACGCGCGCGCACTGGCCTGGCTCGCGCTGCGCCACGTCGCGGTCGTCGCGATGCTCACCGGAGCGGTCTACGTGATCGCGCCGAACCTGGTGTTGCGGCCCTTCCTGAGTTCGCAGGACACCGCCACCGTGCAGATCGCGCACACGCTGCTGCTGATCGGCATCGTGCTGCAATTCTTCGACGCCGCGCAGAACATCGGCACCGGGCTGTTGCGCGGGCTCAAGGAGACCAACGCGGGCTTCCGGCTCTCGCTGATCGGCTACTGGGGCGTCGGGCTTCCGGTCGCTCTGCTGCTGGCCTACCCGGCCGGCCTCGGCGCCGCCGGCGTCTGGTGGGGACTCACCGCAGGCCTGGCCACGACCGCGGTCCTGATGCTGCGGCGCTACTTCGCACTGCTGGACGAACGCGAGCGGGACCGCCGCCGGGTGGTGCCGGAAGTCTCCGAACACCTCGCCAGCCCGAGCTGATCCCTCGTGCGGGCCCTCGGTGATCGCGGCGGATCGCGGCGCGATCACCGGGCCCGAGCGTCGATCATCGGCTCAGATGTTGACGCCGTAGTCGCGGGCGATACCCGCCAGGCCCGAGGCGTACCCCTGGCCGATGGCACGGAACTTCCACTCGTTGCTGTGCCGGTACAGCTCGCCGAACACCATCGCGGTCTCGGTCGAGGCGTCCTCGGTCAGGTCGTAACGCGCGAGTTCGATGCCGGTCGCCGCGTCCACCACCCGGATGAACGCATTGCGGATCTGGCCGAACGACTGTCCCCGCGCGTCCGCGTCGTGGATCGACACGGGGAAGAAGATGTTCGTGATCGACGGTGGAGTCGCGCTCAGGTCGACGTTGATCACCTCGTCATCGCCCTCGCCCTCACCGGTGAGGTTGTCGCCGGTGTGCTCGATCGAGCCGTCGGGCGAGCGCAGGTTGTTGTAGAACACGAAGTGCTGATCCGACAGCACTTTCAGATTGGGACCGGTGGCCAGCGCACTCGCGTCCAGGTCGTAGTCCGCACCGGTGGTGGTGCGCACGTCCCAACCCAGACCCACCGCGACCTTACTGAGGTTGGCTGCCTGCTTGGACAGTGAAACATTGCCGCCCTTGGCGAGTGTGACGCTCATGATCTCCTTCCATGCGGCCGGTTCAACCGCCGTGGTTCTCGATGGTGCTATCCCGAAACCGGTTGAGCCGGTTCAGTTCTGGTTGTCCGCCCAGGAGCGCAACGTGGCCACCCTGCCCTCCAGGGCCTGCAATTCGGCCGAGTCGAGCACGGTGCGCTGGATGCCCTTGTCGACCTCGAAGGCCGACTGCCGGTGGTCGTCGATCGTGTCGACGTCGATTTGCACCGCCGCATAGTCCGCGGCATCGGGCATCTGCTCCGCGATCACCTTCGCGGCGCCCCTGGCACACAGCGCGACATTGCCGCCGCCGAGGATCAGCAGCGCCACCTGCGGGCGTTCCCGCAAACGGGCCAGTGATCCGCGATCGAACTTGAGGCTGAGCAGAATGCGCCGATCGCCCGCCCGGACCGGCCAGGACACCGGGATCGCGTGCGGTGCGGGATCGGTGGTCACCAGCACCGCGATGGTCTCTCTCGGCCACTGGGGTAGCACGTCCAGCACGGGATGATCAGCGTGATCTGTCGAGTGGTCTTGACGTTGCGCAGGGCTCGCTCCGGCCGCCATCTTGGTCACCTCATGGATCGTCACGCGCGACGGGCTGTGCCGCGCTTGCCTAACCAGTCTAAAGTGCTGGGCCACTTGCCCGCTGGCGCTGCCCCCGATGTCCCGCGGATCTCAGCGGACTATCAGGCCGAGGTGAGGGTAGGTATCGCTAACCGGGACGCCCAGGCACGCGCCATGTCCCTGGCCCGGATATCGGTGGACGCGTCGTGGCGCGCGTGCTCGCCGAACTGCGCCGCGCCGCACGCGATCAACCGCGTGGCGGCGATCTCGCCGCCGCGGTTGAAGGTGTCGCCGTAGACGCTGTCGCCGAGGCCGAATACCGCGAACCGCAAGCCGGTCAGGTCCGGCGCGCTCGCGTCGAGCTGGTCGAAGAACGGTTCGGCGCCCGTCGGCAGATCACCGTCGCCGTAGGTGGAGCACACGATGATGTGCACATCGCGCACGTCGAGATCGTCGACGGCGAACTCGGCCATATCGTAGATCGACACGTCATGCGCCGAGAGCTCGTCGGCGACGCAGTCCGCGACGGCCTCGGCCGTGCCCATCTCGGATCCGAACAGTATGACGACGCGCACCGAACGTGCTCCCTTCTCACCGGCTCCAAGGTTGGTGAGGCTAGCCTAATTTAGCACGCCTACAGTTGCCAGCCCTTCGTCGCGGACCGGCCCGGACATGACGACGATCACGACGCCCGCCGCCCGGCCGACCACTCACATTCGAGCGGGCCGGACGAAATCGGAGCTACGCGGGAACGTTGCGGGCGCACGCGCGGCGAGTGGCAGCGGAACGGCAGCAGGTGGGACGGGATGTCCCGATTGACGAAATGTCACCTTGGATGCATCATTCGTACAGCTCCCATTGTTGTCTGGGACATCTTCCTTCGCCGGCCGATGACTGTCCGGCCCAGCCTGCTGTATCTCGTGCGCATGCTCGGTCGTTCGCGCCACGACGCACGGATCCGGCACGACCATCTGTGACGCTTTGCGTTCTGCCGTGAGTGAGGTGAAAACGAAATGGTTTACCGCTCGTCTACATACCGCGTGATCAATTCGTCCCTGCGCTACGGCCTGGTCCCCCACTTCTGAATGCGACCGCGCCGGGCGCGGCGCTGTCCCAGCCGAAGTCGACGATTTCGGCGGGGTCGCCGCTCGGCTCCGGCGCGGTGCCTAGATCTCGTACTCAGGCAATGCATTTCGAGAAGTGGAGAAACCGATGATGGACATGGGGGCAGTGAATTCCGGCGCGATCGAGATGGCGACCCCGCCGTTGGCAGGCAATCTCGCGGTATCCGAGGCGATGATCGCCGATCTGGGCTACCTGCGCTCCGAACTCGCGGCGGCGGAGGTGCCGTTCCTGCTGGTGCGCGACCGCGACCACCGGCTGGTCCTGGCCGCCGACGCGGCACATCACTCGATGGTGCGGCGGGTCACGGCGGCCGCGCTGACCGCCGGGTTCACCTGCGTGGAGTTACAGCGCAATGTGTTCCGGCTCGGCCGCGACCACGACCCGGCCCATCACGTCGAGCTGGAGCTGTGGGAGTACCACGGTGACACGGTCGAGTGCCCGCGCCCGAACGCGCTGACCCGCAACGTCTTCGACCTCGCCGACATCGAGTACACCCAGGTGCTGCTGTTCGACCGGGCATGGCCGACCCTGGTGGACATGTTCGCCGCGCAGACCAGCGACGTGAACTTCGACATCGACCTGGTGTTCTCCTGGGTGGACGGCTCCGACCCGGAGTTCCGCGCCCGGCGCGCGGGCATGCTCGCACAGGTCGTGGTCGGCGAGGGGGACGACGCGGACGCGCGCATCCGCCAGATCGACGAGCTGAAATACGCGCTGCGGTCGGTATACAAGAACGCGCCATGGATCCGGCGGATCTTCATCGCCACCGATTCCACCGTGCCGCAATGGTTGACCACGCATCCGAAGGTGACGATTGTCCGTGCGCTGGACCACTTCTCGGATACCAGCGGGCTGCCCGTCTTCAATTCCCACGCGGTGGAATGCCAGTTGCAGCACATCGAGGGGCTCAGCGAGCACTTCCTGTACTCCAACGACGACATGTTCTTCGCGCGTCCGGTGCGGCCGTCGATGTTCTTCACCGCGGGTGGCGTGAGCCGTTTCATCGAGGCGGACACCCGAATCGGTCCCGGCCGGAACAACGAGCGGCGCAGCGGTTTCGAGAATGCCGCGCGGGTGAACCGGGAACTGCTCGCGAACCGTTTCGGCCACGTCATCACCCGGCATCTGGAACACACCCCGGTTCCGTTGCGCCGCAGCGTATTACTGGAAATGGAAGCGGAGTTCGCCGACGACTTCGCGCGCACCAGGACGAGCAGGTTCCGCGCGGCCACCGATATCTCGGTGACCAACTCGCTCTACCACTACTACGCGCTGCTCACCGGTCGCGCGGTGCCGCAGGAAGCGGCGCGGATGCGCTATGTCGACACCACGAGCCACAAGGGCCTCGCGCTGCTCGACGGGATCGAACGTCGTCGCGATGTGGATTTCTTCTGCCTCAACGACGGCAGCTTCCCCGAGATCAGCGAGGCCGAGCGGGTGCGCGCGGTATCGGAGTTCCTGAACCGCTACTTCCCGGACCCCGCGCCGTGGGAGCGGCTCAGCGCACCGTCTCGTCTGATTCCGGAGTCGTCGCCCGGCGCCGCATGACGTGGGGGATGCGCGCGGCGGGCGGGATCACGATGCCCTCGGCCGCCAGCGTGTCCCTGGCCTCGTCCGCGCTCGACGGTGACCCCACCGTCGGGCCGCGGTCGATCGGCACCACCGAGTGCACCACGGTGTCCGGGTAGACGTGCACGTAGTTGAATGCCTGGGCGCCGTCGCGCCCGCGCAGGCCGCCCGTGGCCACGCCGAGATCCTGGCTGTAGCAGGTCGAGGAGGCCACCGAGACCGGGATGCCCGCGAAGGTGGCGCTGGTGGAGAAGTGCAGGTGCCCCGCCAGGATGGCGCGCACGTCGCTGCCGTCCAGCACGTCGACCAGCCTGCGCTGCTCGCGCAATTCCACGGTGACGGCGAGGTCGAGCACGCACGGGATGGGTGGGTGATGCATGGCGAGGATGGTGCCGAAGGGAGCGGGCTCGGCCAGCACCGAGCGCAGCCAGGCCAGCTGATCGTCGGTGATCTCGCCGTAGTGGTGCCCGGGGACCGAGGTGTCCAGCGCGATGATGCGCAGGCCGTCGATCAGGTGCACCCGGTCCAGCGGAGCGGTCGAGGCGCGCTCGCCCAGCAGCTTGCGGCGCAGGGTACCCCGGTCGTCGTGGTTTCCGGTCACCCACACGATGGGCGCGGGCAAACTGCGCGCGAACGGCTCGACCATCGCCTTGAGCTTGTCGTAGGCACCGGGCTCGCCGCGATCGGTGAGATCGCCGGTGAACACCAGGGCGGTGGGCTTGATCCCGCTCGACGCCGCCTGCTCGAGCAGCTGGCGTAACCGCACGTCGGCATCGACGTCGCCGTACAGATCGCCGTCGCCGGAGATCAAATGGGTGTCGCTGAAATGGAACAACACATGGTCGGGTCGCGGGTGCTCCGCGACTCTGCTGAT
This genomic interval carries:
- a CDS encoding phosphodiesterase; the encoded protein is MHISRVAEHPRPDHVLFHFSDTHLISGDGDLYGDVDADVRLRQLLEQAASSGIKPTALVFTGDLTDRGEPGAYDKLKAMVEPFARSLPAPIVWVTGNHDDRGTLRRKLLGERASTAPLDRVHLIDGLRIIALDTSVPGHHYGEITDDQLAWLRSVLAEPAPFGTILAMHHPPIPCVLDLAVTVELREQRRLVDVLDGSDVRAILAGHLHFSTSATFAGIPVSVASSTCYSQDLGVATGGLRGRDGAQAFNYVHVYPDTVVHSVVPIDRGPTVGSPSSADEARDTLAAEGIVIPPAARIPHVMRRRATTPESDETVR
- a CDS encoding flavodoxin domain-containing protein, with translation MRVVILFGSEMGTAEAVADCVADELSAHDVSIYDMAEFAVDDLDVRDVHIIVCSTYGDGDLPTGAEPFFDQLDASAPDLTGLRFAVFGLGDSVYGDTFNRGGEIAATRLIACGAAQFGEHARHDASTDIRARDMARAWASRLAIPTLTSA
- a CDS encoding stealth family protein; its protein translation is MGAVNSGAIEMATPPLAGNLAVSEAMIADLGYLRSELAAAEVPFLLVRDRDHRLVLAADAAHHSMVRRVTAAALTAGFTCVELQRNVFRLGRDHDPAHHVELELWEYHGDTVECPRPNALTRNVFDLADIEYTQVLLFDRAWPTLVDMFAAQTSDVNFDIDLVFSWVDGSDPEFRARRAGMLAQVVVGEGDDADARIRQIDELKYALRSVYKNAPWIRRIFIATDSTVPQWLTTHPKVTIVRALDHFSDTSGLPVFNSHAVECQLQHIEGLSEHFLYSNDDMFFARPVRPSMFFTAGGVSRFIEADTRIGPGRNNERRSGFENAARVNRELLANRFGHVITRHLEHTPVPLRRSVLLEMEAEFADDFARTRTSRFRAATDISVTNSLYHYYALLTGRAVPQEAARMRYVDTTSHKGLALLDGIERRRDVDFFCLNDGSFPEISEAERVRAVSEFLNRYFPDPAPWERLSAPSRLIPESSPGAA
- a CDS encoding TerD family protein; amino-acid sequence: MSVTLAKGGNVSLSKQAANLSKVAVGLGWDVRTTTGADYDLDASALATGPNLKVLSDQHFVFYNNLRSPDGSIEHTGDNLTGEGEGDDEVINVDLSATPPSITNIFFPVSIHDADARGQSFGQIRNAFIRVVDAATGIELARYDLTEDASTETAMVFGELYRHSNEWKFRAIGQGYASGLAGIARDYGVNI